The proteins below come from a single Trichocoleus desertorum ATA4-8-CV12 genomic window:
- a CDS encoding TIGR00303 family protein has protein sequence MIRVYTQAQWGQQWLQRYQHRSPVFACVLGFTATGLIPGISAAGATPQDRLYTAIADAEFLYHGPQAHPQHSLPPLHAGASPVLISRAVVEAQAIPLYLFNAGLPVSPTVPCIDLGGTAAACLSQGQALKLPIVQHLLEQGLAWGQQLAAQVPQGYLILGECVVGGTTTALAILTGLGMAAAGKVNSSHPTCNHTQKWAIVQAGLQQAGLIASRVDPLQLVAAVGDPMQIVVAGMAIAASQSCGVMLAGGTQMLAVYALLRAIATTYALSWQPEQIVVGTTRWVAEDATGDTVGLATLIGTVPLLATQLQFTAARYPQLQAYEQGYVKEGVGAGGCAIAASLYQGWDQGQLLQAIERLAERHCQADCRQDLLLKHS, from the coding sequence ATGATTCGGGTGTATACGCAAGCGCAATGGGGACAGCAATGGCTCCAACGCTATCAACACCGCTCTCCTGTATTTGCCTGTGTGTTAGGGTTTACAGCCACGGGTTTAATTCCAGGCATTTCTGCTGCTGGTGCGACTCCGCAAGACCGACTTTACACAGCGATCGCCGATGCTGAATTTCTCTATCATGGCCCTCAAGCGCATCCTCAGCATTCTCTACCGCCTCTCCACGCTGGCGCGTCTCCAGTTCTGATTTCACGAGCTGTAGTCGAGGCCCAAGCGATTCCTCTGTACTTATTTAACGCGGGGTTACCCGTGTCACCAACGGTTCCTTGCATTGATTTGGGTGGCACTGCTGCGGCTTGCTTGAGCCAAGGGCAAGCTTTGAAGCTACCAATCGTTCAACATCTTTTGGAGCAAGGCTTGGCTTGGGGACAGCAGCTCGCTGCCCAAGTTCCTCAGGGTTATTTAATTTTGGGAGAATGTGTGGTTGGTGGTACTACGACGGCTTTAGCAATCTTGACAGGTCTAGGTATGGCTGCGGCTGGCAAGGTTAATAGCAGTCATCCCACCTGCAACCATACTCAAAAGTGGGCCATTGTTCAGGCAGGGTTGCAGCAAGCAGGTCTCATTGCCTCAAGGGTTGATCCGCTTCAGTTGGTAGCGGCAGTGGGCGATCCGATGCAAATTGTAGTGGCAGGCATGGCAATCGCAGCCAGTCAGAGTTGTGGTGTCATGCTGGCTGGAGGCACGCAAATGCTAGCGGTTTATGCTTTGTTACGAGCGATCGCCACTACTTATGCCTTGTCATGGCAACCGGAGCAGATTGTAGTTGGCACCACTCGTTGGGTTGCGGAAGATGCTACAGGCGACACGGTTGGTTTAGCAACACTGATTGGAACGGTTCCTCTCTTAGCCACACAGCTCCAATTTACAGCTGCTCGCTACCCTCAGTTGCAAGCCTATGAGCAAGGATATGTGAAAGAAGGCGTCGGTGCAGGGGGATGTGCGATCGCAGCTTCTCTTTATCAAGGCTGGGATCAGGGGCAGTTGTTGCAAGCGATCGAGAGATTAGCAGAACGCCACTGTCAAGCTGATTGTAGGCAAGATTTGCTTCTTAAGCATTCCTGA
- a CDS encoding DUF2232 domain-containing protein, which produces MSDSSEDRPSERRPERLPGSLPERLPKASADSTPSTEAGRAAHSLEPQTPLALAEPHVQAGAPLAMVETAFLASTASLIWLVNYYFPMGPLLRIFFPVPIALVYLRWGHRAAWMSALVSGLLLSVLMGPTRSILFFIPFGLLGVQLGALWRRQANWFVSISIGTIIGTFGFFFRIWLVSLLLGDDLWAYITTQITELVEWGFVKLGLLIQPELALVQAIAAVMIVINNIVYLFIVHLAAWLLLERLGNPIPAPPKWVQVILDYEVD; this is translated from the coding sequence ATGAGTGATTCTTCCGAAGACCGCCCTTCCGAGAGACGGCCAGAAAGGCTACCAGGAAGTCTACCAGAGAGGTTGCCCAAGGCTTCAGCGGATTCTACCCCGTCTACAGAAGCTGGGCGAGCCGCCCATTCTCTTGAGCCCCAAACTCCATTAGCTCTAGCTGAACCTCATGTCCAAGCTGGGGCTCCCTTAGCAATGGTGGAGACCGCATTTTTGGCTAGTACCGCTAGCTTAATCTGGCTGGTCAACTATTATTTCCCAATGGGACCGTTGTTGCGAATTTTTTTTCCGGTTCCGATCGCTCTGGTCTACTTGCGCTGGGGCCATCGGGCAGCCTGGATGTCAGCTCTGGTTTCAGGATTGCTGCTATCAGTGCTGATGGGGCCTACCCGTAGCATTCTATTTTTTATTCCCTTTGGGCTGTTGGGAGTTCAATTAGGAGCTTTATGGCGGCGTCAGGCTAATTGGTTTGTTTCTATCAGTATTGGCACCATTATTGGTACTTTCGGCTTCTTTTTTCGCATTTGGTTGGTGTCGCTCTTGTTGGGCGACGACTTGTGGGCTTATATCACGACTCAGATTACCGAGCTGGTGGAATGGGGCTTCGTGAAGCTAGGGTTACTGATTCAGCCTGAGTTAGCTCTGGTTCAGGCGATCGCGGCTGTCATGATTGTGATTAACAATATTGTTTACCTATTTATCGTCCATCTGGCGGCTTGGCTCTTGTTAGAGCGACTGGGCAACCCGATTCCAGCGCCTCCTAAGTGGGTACAGGTGATTCTGGATTACGAGGTTGATTAA
- a CDS encoding Crp/Fnr family transcriptional regulator: MEDRYSPRELHSSPTLIRAAPFFEGLPEAMVDKATAHVVMRTHPSGQVILLENDWGSSVYFILDGWVKIRTYNLDGKEVTLNILGKGELFGEMAPLDEVPRSTDVITLAPTVIGNMPAQDFVQLINSEPMAGIRLAQLMARRLRQVNRRLRLRESDSTSRVADILLFLAEGQGKRSQKGVEIPNLPHRELSSLSGLARETVTRVLNKLEKKELIVRDREILCIPDMHALERLLV, encoded by the coding sequence ATGGAAGATCGGTATAGCCCTCGTGAACTTCACTCTAGCCCTACACTAATTCGCGCTGCTCCTTTCTTTGAAGGCTTACCGGAGGCTATGGTCGATAAGGCCACTGCACATGTGGTCATGCGCACCCATCCATCCGGTCAGGTGATTTTGCTGGAAAATGACTGGGGTAGCTCTGTTTACTTCATTTTGGATGGCTGGGTTAAGATTCGCACTTACAACCTGGATGGCAAAGAAGTAACCCTAAACATTTTGGGTAAGGGTGAGTTGTTTGGTGAAATGGCTCCTCTCGATGAAGTGCCTCGTTCCACAGACGTGATTACATTGGCTCCGACTGTTATTGGTAATATGCCAGCGCAGGACTTTGTTCAGTTAATTAATTCAGAGCCAATGGCGGGAATTCGACTCGCTCAGTTGATGGCTCGGCGACTGCGTCAGGTGAATCGACGGTTGCGGCTGCGTGAGTCGGATAGTACCTCGCGGGTAGCTGACATCTTGTTGTTTTTGGCTGAAGGTCAGGGAAAACGCAGCCAAAAAGGGGTTGAGATTCCTAACTTACCGCACCGGGAACTTAGTAGCTTGAGCGGTCTTGCTCGCGAAACTGTCACGCGGGTTTTGAATAAGCTAGAGAAGAAAGAATTAATTGTGCGCGATCGCGAGATTCTCTGCATCCCCGACATGCATGCTCTAGAGCGGCTTTTGGTCTAG